The following are from one region of the Rhodopirellula sp. P2 genome:
- the lnt gene encoding apolipoprotein N-acyltransferase — MRWLLAASFAFAVVLWMSGPPIAMGPLVFVALVPLLAIAEVDPQSPWKRSLYLASLVYWLVSLQGLRHAHPLMFLPWLALSAYLAIYPVLFVALLRRWRTTGQNQTSRTWRNRVPFCLVAAVIWVGLEWIRNYLFTGISVLMLGHALADMPILIQIADLGGTYAVSFVIVCINVAMLEAMNRWVVRRCPPSDTPWSSLAIASGLLIATIAYGAVALQVATEPIGKTIALLGGNQLTVYEQNIEREREIFAVYAEMALEAVANSKSEVTAVVWPESMFSGGMPWMTTGPDLAVPDFMQDPSLPPLAPEQLRFAVENNQAGFLDRATNLQLAMVASSNFPSDVPPAIIGGCGLVQYAKHPSQYSGVVWVDPAGKLAGTYSKNHLVLFGETIPLVHSLPWIRDLVPPGLGLDRGTQPERFDLDGISLMPNLCIETAVERIPINHLHELNSRATPKLPDALVTLTNDIWFRDSAVVDHHLRCAQLVAVGCRRPVLSAANGGPTAWIDSAGRVVQRLPQGQSGVIEAQPQRDRRVSLYVQIGAWPAGLMGVATACGLAVIALEFVTRRRTRQTLRGEPATN; from the coding sequence ATGCGGTGGCTTCTGGCGGCGTCCTTCGCCTTCGCAGTCGTCCTCTGGATGTCGGGCCCACCGATCGCCATGGGACCGCTGGTCTTCGTGGCCCTGGTGCCACTTCTGGCGATTGCAGAAGTCGACCCGCAATCGCCCTGGAAGCGCTCCCTGTACCTGGCTTCGCTCGTGTACTGGTTGGTCAGTCTGCAAGGACTCCGCCATGCTCACCCGCTGATGTTCCTGCCTTGGTTGGCACTCTCGGCTTACCTTGCGATCTATCCGGTTCTGTTCGTCGCCCTGCTGCGCCGCTGGCGAACCACAGGCCAGAATCAAACCAGCAGGACCTGGCGGAACCGCGTCCCATTCTGCTTGGTCGCCGCGGTGATCTGGGTCGGACTGGAGTGGATTCGAAACTACCTGTTCACCGGAATCTCGGTGTTGATGCTGGGACATGCGTTGGCCGACATGCCGATCCTGATTCAAATCGCGGATCTGGGTGGCACCTACGCGGTCAGCTTTGTGATCGTCTGCATCAACGTGGCGATGCTCGAAGCGATGAACCGATGGGTGGTTCGCCGTTGCCCACCTTCCGACACGCCTTGGTCCTCCCTCGCAATCGCCAGCGGTCTGCTGATTGCCACCATCGCTTACGGCGCGGTCGCCCTCCAAGTCGCCACGGAACCCATCGGCAAAACAATTGCCTTGCTGGGTGGCAATCAGCTGACGGTCTACGAGCAAAACATTGAGCGTGAGCGAGAGATTTTTGCCGTCTACGCTGAAATGGCCTTGGAAGCGGTGGCAAACTCAAAGTCCGAGGTGACGGCGGTCGTGTGGCCAGAATCCATGTTTTCAGGAGGCATGCCTTGGATGACGACGGGCCCGGATTTGGCGGTCCCCGATTTCATGCAGGATCCCTCGCTCCCACCCCTGGCCCCTGAACAGCTTCGTTTCGCAGTCGAAAACAATCAGGCTGGTTTCCTGGATCGAGCGACCAATCTCCAACTGGCGATGGTCGCCAGTTCCAATTTCCCCAGCGATGTCCCCCCCGCAATCATCGGCGGCTGCGGGCTGGTCCAGTACGCGAAACATCCCAGCCAATACAGTGGGGTCGTGTGGGTCGATCCCGCGGGCAAGCTGGCTGGAACATACTCCAAGAACCACTTGGTGCTGTTCGGCGAAACCATCCCCTTGGTGCACAGCCTGCCCTGGATCCGCGACCTGGTGCCGCCCGGATTGGGGCTGGATCGAGGCACGCAACCGGAACGCTTTGATCTGGATGGCATCTCATTGATGCCAAACCTGTGCATCGAAACCGCCGTCGAGCGAATCCCGATCAATCACCTGCACGAGCTGAATTCGCGTGCCACCCCCAAATTGCCAGATGCCTTGGTGACGCTGACCAACGACATTTGGTTCCGCGATTCCGCTGTGGTGGATCACCATCTGCGTTGTGCCCAACTGGTGGCGGTGGGCTGTCGACGGCCCGTCCTGTCGGCAGCCAATGGCGGCCCCACGGCTTGGATCGATTCGGCGGGCCGAGTCGTCCAGCGATTGCCCCAAGGCCAAAGCGGCGTGATCGAAGCCCAGCCACAACGTGATCGGCGAGTCAGCCTGTACGTCCAAATCGGAGCCTGGCCAGCCGGGCTGATGGGCGTGGCGACTGCCTGTGGGCTGGCAGTGATCGCGTTGGAATTTGTGACTCGTCGACGAACACGCCAAACGCTTCGCGGCGAACCAGCAACGAATTGA
- the proS gene encoding proline--tRNA ligase: MNKAPRTAISPTREENYPEWYQQVIRAADLAENSPVRGCMVIKPWGYQLWENVQRALDDMFKATGHQNAYFPLFIPMSFLEKEAEHVEGFAKECAVVTHHRLEPDPDGGLRPAGKLEEPLIVRPTSETIIGATYAKWVQSYRDLPILINQWANVVRWEMRTRMFLRTAEFLWQEGHTVHATSEEAVEETEQMVEVYRDFAENWMAMPVIVGSKTPLERFPGAVETLSIESMMQDRKALQAGTSHFLGQNFSKAQEIKFQSESGEIEFAWTTSWGVSTRLIGALIMTHSDDDGLVLPPRLAPIHVVIQPIYKDDSRAEVMAYVQSLREELTAQTYAGAPVRVTIDDRDIRGGEKKWYHVKRGVPIRLEVGPKDIAAGTVFCGIRNQPKSVGIERSVLVATISEKLATLQQELFDAALKLREDNTVELSSEAEFREFFADNGETAISGGFAWCHFADEDSLQPLLKELKVTIRCVPRVDNDVQGTCFLTGKPAAQRAVFAKAY; this comes from the coding sequence ATGAACAAAGCCCCCAGGACAGCCATCAGCCCCACTCGTGAAGAAAACTATCCCGAGTGGTATCAACAAGTCATTCGGGCAGCCGATCTCGCTGAAAACTCGCCGGTTCGCGGCTGCATGGTGATCAAACCATGGGGGTATCAGCTTTGGGAAAACGTGCAACGTGCGTTGGACGACATGTTCAAGGCGACGGGCCACCAAAACGCCTATTTCCCGTTGTTCATTCCAATGAGCTTCCTCGAAAAGGAAGCGGAGCACGTCGAGGGGTTTGCCAAGGAATGTGCGGTGGTCACGCACCATCGACTTGAACCGGATCCCGATGGCGGTTTGCGGCCGGCCGGCAAGCTGGAGGAACCATTGATCGTTCGCCCCACCAGCGAAACGATCATCGGTGCGACGTACGCCAAATGGGTTCAGAGTTATCGTGATTTGCCGATCCTGATCAACCAATGGGCCAATGTGGTTCGCTGGGAGATGCGGACGCGAATGTTCTTGCGAACCGCGGAATTTCTTTGGCAAGAAGGCCACACGGTTCACGCGACTTCGGAAGAAGCGGTGGAAGAAACCGAGCAGATGGTCGAGGTCTACCGTGACTTTGCCGAGAACTGGATGGCGATGCCCGTGATCGTTGGCAGCAAGACGCCGTTGGAACGTTTTCCGGGTGCGGTTGAGACGCTTTCGATCGAATCGATGATGCAAGATCGCAAGGCGTTGCAGGCGGGGACCAGTCACTTCTTGGGGCAGAATTTCTCGAAGGCCCAAGAGATCAAATTCCAGAGTGAATCGGGTGAAATCGAATTTGCTTGGACGACGTCTTGGGGAGTCAGCACCCGTCTGATCGGCGCGCTGATCATGACGCACAGCGATGACGATGGGTTGGTCCTGCCACCTCGTCTGGCGCCGATTCACGTCGTGATCCAGCCGATTTACAAGGATGATTCTCGTGCCGAGGTGATGGCCTACGTGCAGTCACTTCGCGAGGAGTTGACGGCGCAAACTTACGCCGGCGCTCCTGTCCGTGTGACAATCGACGATCGTGACATTCGTGGCGGCGAGAAGAAGTGGTACCACGTCAAACGCGGCGTTCCAATTCGACTGGAAGTGGGACCCAAGGACATCGCGGCAGGGACTGTTTTCTGTGGCATTCGGAATCAGCCCAAGAGCGTCGGCATCGAACGTTCTGTCTTGGTTGCCACCATCAGCGAAAAGCTGGCAACGTTGCAACAAGAGCTCTTTGATGCAGCGTTGAAATTGCGAGAAGACAACACCGTCGAACTCAGTTCAGAAGCCGAGTTCCGCGAATTCTTTGCCGACAATGGCGAGACCGCGATCTCGGGCGGATTCGCGTGGTGTCACTTCGCCGATGAGGATTCCTTGCAGCCCTTGCTGAAGGAGCTGAAGGTGACGATTCGATGCGTCCCGCGTGTCGACAACGACGTCCAAGGCACCTGTTTCTTGACCGGCAAGCCCGCCGCTCAGCGAGCTGTCTTCGCAAAGGCTTATTGA